Genomic window (Nitrospira sp.):
ACGCTGGTGACGGAACTACGGGCGATGAGTCAAAACTTGAACGACCTGACGGAACAGGCACGCGGCGGGGTTGAACACGCGGCTGTCCTGTTGCACGCAGTGGGGGAGGTCGGCGAGTCGGTCAATCAAGTGCATAGTCTGGTGCGAGGATCCGGCGGGACATTGCTGGCGAATGTAGCGAGCGTGGTGGCTGGGCTTCGTGCGGCCAAACACGTTGTCACGGAACGTTTCAAAGAGGGAGGGCATCACAATGGCGGATAATCATCAGGGGCCATCGTCGGCGGCCGTATTGTTGGGATTCTTGAGCGGAGCCGCATTGGGTGCGGTGGCGGCCATCCTGTTGACGCCGCGTACCG
Coding sequences:
- a CDS encoding DUF948 domain-containing protein, with amino-acid sequence MIVEVAAILVAIAFAVLVGYLVPLLIQVRKTIAEAEVLVTKLNTDLPTLVTELRAMSQNLNDLTEQARGGVEHAAVLLHAVGEVGESVNQVHSLVRGSGGTLLANVASVVAGLRAAKHVVTERFKEGGHHNGG